A DNA window from Anastrepha obliqua isolate idAnaObli1 chromosome 5, idAnaObli1_1.0, whole genome shotgun sequence contains the following coding sequences:
- the LOC129248592 gene encoding glyoxylate reductase/hydroxypyruvate reductase, whose amino-acid sequence MSATRRLYKVLVSHPNVPKAALELLQQRGCETIVCESVPPSRVEILRKLPGVDAIFWAHYQSLDGEILDAAGSQLKVVSTMSSGIDYVDMAEFKRRQMPLGHTPGIVRNSVADLAVGLMVSAARHFHAGRQEIEKSLWRTEQINWMMGQEVRGSVVGFLGFGGIGQTIAKRLQGWEAAKMIYHTRTQRENPFGAIHVPFEQLLRESDFLIVACPLTAETREKFNAAAFKQMKSNCVFVNVGRGGIVDQPALVDALKCGEIAAAGLDVMTPEPLPADHPLLKLPNCVVIPHLGTQTMQTTTEMGLTAAKNILNALEGKPMICPAY is encoded by the exons ATGTCAGCGACACGACGGCTATACAAAGTGCTAGTCTCGCATCCTAATGTGCCCAAGGCGGCGTTGGAGTTGCTCCAGCAGCGTGGTTGCGAGACAATAGTGTGTGAAAGTGTGCCGCCATCGCGCGTCGAAATATTACGCAAACTGCCGGGTGTGGACGCGATTTTCTGGGCGCACTATCAGTCGCTTGACGGAGAAATACTCGATGCGGCAGGCAGCCAATTGAAAGTGGTGTCGACCATGTCATCGGGCATTGACTATGTGGACATGGCAGAATTTAAGCGACGCCAAATGCCACTGGGTCACACGCCAGGCATTGTAAGGAATTCTGTTGCCGACTTAGCCGTGGGTTTAATGGTATCTGCAGCGCGTCATTTTCATGCTGGGCGGCAGGAGATCGAGAA ATCTCTTTGGCGCACTGAGCAAATTAACTGGATGATGGGACAAGAGGTGCGTGGTTCGGTGGTAGGCTTTCTCGGATTTGGTGGTATTGGTCAGACGATTGCGAAGCGATTGCAAGGTTGGGAGGCGGCCAAAATGATATACCATACACGCACGCAACGCGAAAATCCCTTTGGGGCGATTCACGTGCCATTTGAGCAGCTGCTGCGAGAAAGTGATTTCTTGATTGTCGCTTGTCCGCTGACTGCGGAGACGCGCGAAAAATTCAATGCCGCTGCTTTTAAACAAATGAAGTCGAATTGCGTGTTTGTGAATGTGGGTAGGGGAG gCATAGTTGATCAACCCGCTCTCGTTGATGCTTTGAAATGTGGTGAGATTGCTGCCGCGGGCTTGGATGTGATGACGCCGGAACCACTGCCAGCAGACCATCCACTactgaaattgccaaattgtg TCGTCATCCCCCATCTGGGCACCCAAACGATGCAGACAACAACTGAGATGGGCCTAACAGCTGCCAAAAATATACTTAACGCGCTCGAGGGTAAACCGATGATCTGTCCTGCGTACTAA